DNA sequence from the Gopherus evgoodei ecotype Sinaloan lineage chromosome 3, rGopEvg1_v1.p, whole genome shotgun sequence genome:
ACGTCACAGGGCGTGCAGGCAAATTACattagtgtaagcagagtcaggataagctctacactgacatctggtggaaagaatttcagagagtgtatttgcataggcacgcctaccgtatcccagactcccaagctgtgggactgcttggtgacaaattgctcaccctcagttgggtggtactggctagacatgggacattggttccaaaacccagagagtTGAGAGAGGCttgggacaggtatttgtgcctggtggtgcagtctccttgtggagccagaagcaccagttgcaccccctcctctctccactgtggcatgtcagagatgattttttttattccctcaagaatttaaatacaggttactgagctgacatcactttgggctaatggtgcactatagcactggggctcccctactatgagctggaatcactaagagctgaaaatcactaaaaagctaaaatcactaagCTGAGAGCACCGAGTatagtgctaactagtggggagcccaaagctatactgtggaacagagctgctggcggagtggagcagtttgtggctggagcggatcacgggacagctagtggcagcagagtggctgacagagcggagtagctgtgggacgggtggagcggcccacagagcgagcggagccgagcagtttgcagagagaaccggagcagctcatggagcagagcagctggtggagcggaggagtttctgaggacggctggtggagcagcgtgcagcggctggtaaagcggagcagttcgtggagaaggcggaagcagaacacatggagaggcagggcagttggcccaggaccacgtaaggtgcccctttctatccaggctggggggagggacctctacagataaactctcgaactctggggtggcattgaccagagacttttgggttgttggactttggggtgattggacttaaaaccctaaggggaaaaaggacagtgccaaaagtacttggaggtgggtttttgtttatggtttgtgttataaccctgtttgtggtgtttctccaatgggatgccgcattaattccttcctttattaaaaaaagattttgctacactcagactccgtgcttgcgagaggggaagtattgcctcctagaggcgcccaggggggtgtggtatgtgagtgtcccaggtcactgggtgggggctcgagccagttatgcactgtgttactgaaacggaacccctggatactgaacccggcccttgttgctgccaactcagaggggcagaagggttacattaggGATGAGGGGTGACTTAAAAAAATTGGGGACCGCTGCCCTGTTGTGTGACACCCTCATAAATTTGTGCAActatgaacatttaaatagataaaaatctaaacaaataaaaataaacatcaatattatctgttaaaattataaaaaataattgaatTCTGTCAAGCCTATGTTTACATTAGCTCCACTTACAAGCTGCACATTAGCCAGCTACAGTTACATCCTTCATGGTCCTAAAGGTATAAGCGACTAGACAAACAAATGGATGTGGACGGTAAGGCACTGGTAAGTTCCTGCAGCGTGGGTGCCGACTTGGGGGCTGGGTGGAGGCAGGGAGAGCCTGGGCAGAGTCGGGgcttgagcaccccctggcactttggaaagttggtgcctgtgtcCAGGAGAGGTGGATGCAAGCATGGCATGGGGCACAAATGGTTTCTTGGAATTCCACAGTTCTGTGAAGACTTGGCCCTGTCTCTCCTTGTGGGTGTGAGACTAGTGGGAGGTGATGCTCATTGCCTTACAATCCTCTGACCCTCATCCTGAGGCTGGATCAGAGTGGGGTCCACAAGTAGGTTCCCTTGCTATCTCCTCCCTAGAAGTGAGACCAGAGTGGGAAGGAACTGGTCTCTTCCTCCTTCCATACCTACGGGAAGCCAGCTTTCCTCCATGCAGGGTTGGCAACTCTCACAAGTTTGTCATGAGTCTAGCAATATTTTTCATAATGCTCCCTTACCTGGATCACATGATGATGTGAGACtcagccttcatttaaaaaaaaaaaaaaaagaagcaaacttCTACCCTCGTGGCAGTAGAGAAAAGTTTCAAAACTTGGACCCAAGTGCACTCTAAAGGCGCTGAGGAAAATAACCCCGAatgctttattttattaaaaaatttcatgatttttaaactaatctCATAATTATGTAGAGGTCTGATTGGTGATTTTTGAACAGTTTGGGGTTGGTTATATTGTCAATGTTGGGCCTTAGCGACGGAGGTGGTATTATGTGGAGGTTTGTGGGTGGGGTGCTCAGGAAGCCAGACCCAGTGATTGTGTTGATCACAATGATACAGTAGAAATAGTAAACTAATTTATTAATCATTTTTTGCTATGTACAAGTTTAATGGAGAAATATTTGTatgaaacaattaaaaagaacTGGTTCTTTTTACAAACAGTAACGGCAGTGACGCAGGTAAGACCCAGGCTTGCTGTTTATTGGTCATGCTTTTGTCTGCAAGTTAGGCAGAATAGGGCCGAGCGGCAGGCACGGCTCCATTTGTCATCCTGGGAGTTACAAAAATACACCCTCTAATGTGACAGCACTGAGACAGCCGCTAGGACAAGATACATGCTATGGGAAAGAGACATAATGAAAACACAGACACTGCTGTATCGCTGAGCAAAGAAGTCAACCCCAGAGTGATTATAAAACCTCAAGGAATGCTGACCAGGAAACCTTgtttccctgctgcttcctgtaCCAGCCTTTAACTGACGGGCTGGTGCTGACTCTGACAACCCTTGTATACCTTACTGGAATTGAACTGTAAACGGATCCCTGTGTTCATGGCAGGAAACAGTTCAACTCTTAACTGGGATGGAAGGAGAAGTACTTGGTAACTAAAGAAGGGGACTAGGAGTTGGGATatctgggctctgttcccagcattCCTCTGGGCTGACTGGATCACCTTGGTCAAGTCATGTGACTtccctgtgccttggtttctctatctgtaaaatgaactATAACAATCCAAGAATGTGAGGCTTAATGCGACCAAAATTTGTTAAGTGTTTTGTGGCCCCCGGGGGAAAATGCTAGAGAAGTGCAATGCATTTAAATAGTTACAGTAGGATCAAATTCTGATGCCCTTATTCATACAGAGCAGCAATGTACTCCATATGTGTGTCCACTCATGCAGTAAGGCATTATTTAACATTATTTCCGTCGTTTCTAATAGCAATATTGATCTCCTAGCCAGATGTGTCCTGGCAATTCATGACCAGCTGGGTAAAGGActtagggggtgggggtggaggggaagggcatggatcagcattctcATCCACTGTCCGTCAGTACCTGGCCCAAGCCAGAGAAGCTCacgatccaaccagcagaccacaTTCGgcgatgaatcctggtcacatgccaccttaGGGATGTTGCACATATGCTTAGAAGAAGGAGAACTCGGAATCTCACCTGCCAGTACTCAGACAGGGAGATGACAGCGCTTTGCATTGCAATGGCACTTGTTTTCTAATGACCTCAGTGCACTCTCCAGAGTAGTAAGGGGGTAAATATGATCATTACCCCCATTatacagagggagaaactgaggcataaagaggCGTCGCAATTGCCCGCAGTCTCGGAGTGAGTCAATAGTGGAGCTGAAAACAGAGCCAGCAGGTATTCGAGACACAGAGGCCATAACAGGAGTATCATTTTAAATATCCTTACATAGTATCACCACTTGGAATGGCTTCTTGCTATTATAAAATAGCTTGGATTATTTTTTTACaggggaatgaaaaaaaaaattctgttgaaaTTCCAGACCCCCAGATCTAATTTGGGATTTTCAGTGACCAATCAAATGTTAACTCTTTTTTGTAAAACGTGGTTCCTCCACCTGTTGTACTACCCATAGTCCTTTGCTCTAATAAATTCACAATCCAGTTGCAGATGGATGCAGCCTTCTTTACATCCTGTTTTTAACAGTTATTGTGCTGTTTAACTGTAATgttaccaggggcggctccaggccccagcatgccaaccgcatgcttggggcggcatgccacggggggcactctgccggtcgccaggagggtggcaggtggctccggtggacctcccgcaggcgtacctgcagagggtccgctggtcccgcggctccggtggacctcctgcaggcgtggtggagccgcgggaccagcagaccctccgcaggcacgcctgtgggaggtccaccggagccgcgggaccagtgaccagcagagcgcctcccgcggcatgccgccatgcttggggcggcaaaatgtctagagccacccctgactgtTACACAGCTTTCATGCCCCACCACAGAGGTAACTGCATTGAGGTAGTGGGCAAAGTGATTCCTGAATAAGAGtctgaagtgctttgggatccacCAGAATGAGTTGGATGCTTTATAGATGTATATGAGATATTTTATCCAAAGGATTTTTCTAAGGACAAACTGAAGCACTATTCTTACGAATGAGTCTGTATTTACACACAGTGAAGGGGACCATTAAGCTCCtttgttaaattttttttttttaaagggcagtGAAATTGGTGCTGGATCAGCAGTCCTGGAGACTGTCGTCCTCTTTAACCACAGAGCAGGTGCAGTACAGGCAGTGGCAATGCCCACTCTCTCTTTGATCATATATTACCCACTCCCAAAGTGCCTTGATTCTGTCCTGGAGTGGTAGATTGGGAATCTAGTGGAAAGCTCATTCCCCATGGCCCAAACACCCCTTGGTCTCTGCTGAAGCTGCCAGCTCGTGGCTCTCCTGTTCCCAGTGTGTCTGTGAACTCTCATTTGTTTCATGAGAGCCGAGTATTTTGGAATCTATAATTGTGTACAGTTCCCTCCCTCTGTCCTACTATAGCTCTTTCACCTCCAGCTCTGAAGAGGCCCCCTTTTTACTTTGAAACCCTGCGCTGTAATTGTGCAGCTGTTGTGTAGATATGCCCTAACTCTCCTCCGGGTGGTGCAGGTTCACAATCAATCCTCTGACTCTAGAATAATCCTCCTAGCCCACAAAACTGGTTCTGGTGTCAGAGTTCTCTTTCCTCTCCAGCTGTGAGCATGGGGGTTCATCTTGTAAGTGACGCTGCAGCATCTGGATAAAGTCAAGACTAAGGGGGGTTGCCAGCTTGAttgaggaaggagggcaggagcAAGGTGATCTCATGCAGAGAGGAAAGGTTTTCTCTGGATTCCTAATGGAACAGAGGGGTCTACTTGGGGGGCTGTGGTTACAACACAGATAAAAATTGTAGTAACCATATCCCTGTCACTGGGATAAACCCTTAATCAGTCCAAGGTGTTAACCTGGTGTGGGGACACAAATAGGtcccatctacactgcagctttaTCCATGTTGAACCTGGGCTATGGGATGACCATGTTCTAACCCTGTCCTCTGCCAAGGTTACAGCTGGAGTGTATCTGGAGCTTTCTGGCATGGGTTAAGTCTCAGAAGAGAGCTCAGGGAATGAATGGATATTTGGAATCAACTCCCTCTCTGCTGCCAGGGCAGGCTCAGGCATGATGGTGTGGCAGTGTGTAGCGAAGTTTCTGTAACCACTGGGGAATGTATATTACAGGTCCCTGTTTACGCCTGGGCTGCAGACAGAGTATCGCAGCCAGAGCTACAGAGCCTGGCTCTTTAGCTcgagctgtagcagctcatgctttcaCACTCAGGAGGTCCCTGATTCAGTTTGTGGTATGGCGGCCATCAGACTTGCACTCCTGCTGGCCCATGGCATACTTGTTTTGTAGTTGATTAGCCTCCAGGGATGTTAATCCAGCACATTTAACCTgaagaaaatgcatttaaaataaacaaacaaagctCCTCATGTGAAGCAGGGAGAGCAGGACGAGTGTTAGGTTTAGAAgggctacattttaaaaagcaaaagccCAAGTTGAAGAAGGAAAGAGTGACATGACTCCATCTTGTTGGGCTAGACATTGTGTCCCCCAGGGCCTGCTGGTCCCAGGTAGAGAGGGATGGCCATGGGATTTCCCTTGGCTGCTCTGGAGGGTGACTACCTTGGTGGTAATGAGTCACAGGCCCCATAAGTTTATGGACCGTGTAGTTAGTGGAGCTTTGAGTTGCTCATGTAGCCCTGTgagacttagggtacatctatgctgcaattaaaacccggctgctggcctgtgccagctgactcaggctcacggggctcagCCTAACGGgcagtttaattgcagtgtaggcgtTCAACTTGGGCtttaggaccctgcgaggtgggaagGTCCCAGCACTCAAGCTGCAGCCCGAGTCCATGCAATTAAACAactccttagcctgagccccatgagtctGAGTACGCTGGCAAAGGCCAGCCACAAgtgtttaattgcagcgtagacatatcctaaggaaCCAAAACACTTGGAAATCCATTTTGAATGTGAAAAGAGAAACCTgactgattctctctctctttcctcataAGTAAATTCCCATTCTAGTAAACCTAGACTGtaagctcagggcagggacagttGTCTTGTATTTGCCTTCAAAAGTGCCATGAAAATATAGAAGAATTAATAAATACATTGAATGATTCAGAAACAACCACCATGCGGCTTCCCCCCCTTGACTCTGAGCAGCAATGAATCCGGTTGTGTCTGGTGAACCATTCCTAACACAGGCTCTTTGGGATCAGGGAAGGGGTTGACTTCTTTGGCCATGGCAGACTTATACTGATTCACTATGTGTCAGTGACATGAAACAGAGTTTCCCGTTAGATCTCGTTCTGTTCATTCAGGTCATTGGTTAAGCTATCATACTCGCTGGAGCGCGGTGACATGCCCAGGTACTGCTTCAAGAACTCGCTAAACCTCTTCTGGTTGTTCCACTTCCGGGCTGACTTCCTGACCCCGATGAAGCCCCCGTACCGCTTCTGCACCCCCTGCATGGTGGGCTCCAGCACCTGCCTGTAACTGTACTTTCCTTTGAGGAAGCCACCGAGCCGCTTGGAAATATCCTTGGGCTGCTCTTGGAAGTCACCCAGCGGGGTCTCACTACCATTGCTGACACCCTCATCCACCTCCCGCTGGCGGATCAGGCTGCTCACCTTGGAAACTGTCTTCTCGCCTTCCATTTTGCTAAGATCCACTACTTTGGTGAGGTCATTGAAGTGCTTCCGGCTGCCTCTGAACAGGCCACTATCGTCCATCTCTGAGGGCTGGTAGGAATCTTCTTCCAGGCTGTCAGCGTTCACCTGTATGGACGACTTCCCAACCACTTTGGTGCAAAGCTCCCAGGTGGTACTCGAAAAGGCCTTTCCTTCACACTCCATGATACAGACCTGCAGAGAGGAGCAAAACAAAGCGGCTTTCAATCGGCCATTGAGCCTTTTCTCCAGCGAGTGGAAGTAACTTCCTGCAGAACACTAGTACAAGGTCTGTGCTCTGCTTCAAGGCCTGCTTAAGCCCTCAGTGACAACTGGTCACCGATGTGAGCTTGTGtaaccttctgggtgtggtgttctgtcccatctagtggcaccgagaccacttagagaaagagagagagattaatgagcctgctctacagccttagctaacagccctgtggcttttagctcatgcagtaaaggctcatgcatttagcagAAGTTCCAGTTCGATCCTGTGACCAGGGTCCATCAGTGTTACAAATGGCGGCTTGTCTGGGATTtcagctgggaagtctctgaagcttgcgacacgcttcctcagctaggggaagtatgtagcccacacacctcctgggtgtagtgttctgtcccatctagtggcacggagaccacttagagaaagagagagagattaatgagcccGCTAACAGCCGTATGGCTTTTCGCTCATGCAGTAGAAGCTtgtgcatttagctccagaggtcctagaTTCAATCCCAGCGGCCACCAACCAAGGTCTGTCTGTGTTACACTTGGTTTCCCAACTTGGCTGTTTGTTAGCCAACAATTAATAGCTGTAGACATCGTACAGATCTGGCAAAGGCAGCACAGAGTCTTTCCAGGATTCTGCCTAAATGGCTAGGGAACAAATAATCCCAAGATGTTTGAAAAGGGCCGCACAGAATAAGGATTAATTGAAGCAAGTAATTATGCTAATTCCCTGTCTTGCAGGCAGAGCTATCtttggcctggtttacactaggagggggtgttgatgtaagatatgcaacttcagttatgggaataccgtagctgaagtcgacgtatcttattctgatttacctcccgtcctcacggcacgggatcgacagCCGTGGCTCCctcgtcgactccgctactgccactcactctggtggagttccggagtcgacagggaacatgttcggggatcaatatatcgcgtctagacgagacacgatatagcgatccccgataaatcgatagCTACTTGGAgagtagtctggatgtaccctttgGTATGCATGGAGTTCTGCACATCAGAGGAATGGCCTGACTTTGTCCTAGCTGGGGAGGCCCATGACCTAGTATTGCTTCTTTTTTGACCTGAGCAACTAGTTACATTTTGGGGCCataatagagtgaccagatatcccaattttatagggatagtcctgatatttgggggattgtcttatataggcacctgctaacccccagcccctgtctttcacacttgctgtctagtcaccctaggtcCTGGGGATGTTCTagctggaagtagaaattgatggagtctggtgtttagctttgatgcaatcttgtctatttacaaggaatgtacaaggTCCTGCTTCCCCAAACACAGTAGGAACCATGAAAAAAAGGAGCTGTGTGCActctagctttttccagggtTACACTATGCTCACCTGAGCTttttctttgttctgtctgttctcagtttctgTGTGTTCTGCCTACACATGAACAACGCCCTACACAACCAATACTCCGCAAAACCCTTCCTCCCACTCAGTCAAGGAACTCCTGGGTGGGCTCTCTTAGGCTTTAGTTAAGGGGCCACACCCAAAACACTTCACAGGTATTTTAAGTGAAGGGTGAATTCGCCCATCAATTTCAATGAGGTTTTAATTTCTCCCATCACAAGATTTAATCCAGTTCATAACAATAGCATTTAAAATACAGAGTGTATGCGTTAAATGCACTCTTCTGCTGGAGGACATTTtgaaagaatttttttgttttaagcctCCTGGCAAAATACATTCCCATCAGCCACAGCTGTAAAAGATTGTGCagaaatacacaaacacacatacacacacacacacacacgcgctgAGGGGGCTAGATCCCATTCATGCTCATCCCAACTGTCAGATTACAGCAGCCTGTAAACTGCCTGCAGCTGTGTAATACTGAGGTTATAATACTGCACAACAGCCTCTCTGACCTGCAGAATGGCATTTAATTAGCCTTgtgtaactggctaaaagatctGAGGGGAAAGCATAGTGCTCACAATGGGGCTGTCTAGCCAGCTCTGTAATCCTGTCACTGAAGCATGTTTGGAAATTGTACAGTTAACACCCTTCaggtttttctttcctttctctggttTGGCTGCTGGGCAGCACTGAACTATCTGTGTAGTGTAGAGGATTCACAGACAACATTCAAACCTGATGTGGGAATTATCATACTGCACCCGTCGGGGTAATCGTATCTGGGCACCTTGTACAGCCCAGCAGGCATCCCTGTAGACACAGAGCTAGATTTTCTtctcagttatgctggtacaaaaccagagtaactccactgacttgtaCTGGGTGAACTAGCCCACCCAAAATCAGAACTAACTCAAACCTGAACTGTTCCTTTTCTGAGCGTTGGAACTGCTCCCTCCCCCTtagcttttatttgtttaaaaatcttcTGGTCTCTTTTTCTAGCATCCCCACTATGAAAGATGCTGAAATACACATGTAGGATGTCTGACCTAACATTGCTTGTTATTTTTTTGAGTCTAACCCTGAGATGCTTCCATCCCAAATTTAGTTGATTTGAGAGATTCCAATAGGTCAAGTACGGGTTCTCAGACACTgtctcactgtgtgaccttgggcaagtcactttgccatGTCTCCGTTTGCTCATCCATCAGCTCAGAATGATACTACTTGCCTATCTGGGGGCAGTTAATGCTTGTAAAGCACTATGGATTCCCCTGGATTGAAAAGAGCCACAGAAATGCAATGCCTTCTAGAAATGCACAATGTATTAATTATCCAAACTGATCCTCAAGACTGTTCACTTCACCCCCCTTCCGCAAGGACTTATCTGTGGATCCTCTACTGGGGAAGCAGACAGCAACTGCATCAAAAAACAATATCCACTCATCGGTAAAAATGATTCACGTTTCCCTTTGAAGTTTGTGCTTCTGTTCCACTCTCCCTCTGCTTATTACGGCTCTGCCCTTAATCCAGGCATCATCTGCATCCTTCCTCCTTTTATCAGACCTAGTTCTCCCCAGGCTAGGATGCGGATCAAACGACGGGTCATGTGGCCACAGGTTTTGCTGTTAGTCATGGTTAGCAAGCCTCGTGTTGATGACTAAAACCAGCCAATGGGGAAAACTGGTCCGGGGAAAATAGTATTTTTTGTTATCTTCAGAGAGAAAATGATTTGGTCCTTACCAAAGTTGTTTGTATGATGCAGCCTGGGTCAAAATGA
Encoded proteins:
- the PNOC gene encoding prepronociceptin, which codes for MGALLWDLLLLCLFAHVLGDCQRDCLSCNRHLYNQQDNFNVLVCIMECEGKAFSSTTWELCTKVVGKSSIQVNADSLEEDSYQPSEMDDSGLFRGSRKHFNDLTKVVDLSKMEGEKTVSKVSSLIRQREVDEGVSNGSETPLGDFQEQPKDISKRLGGFLKGKYSYRQVLEPTMQGVQKRYGGFIGVRKSARKWNNQKRFSEFLKQYLGMSPRSSEYDSLTNDLNEQNEI